From Cryptococcus deuterogattii R265 chromosome 13, complete sequence:
ACAGGTACCAGTGTTAATATACGAAGTAATTTAATATACGGAGTGAACGTACGTGATGATGCCAAACAGAGACATCTTCACGGAAGGATTCCGTCTTGACCAGATATAGACGAGGGCAAAAGccagggaagaggagaggaatggTAGCGTTGCAACAGAGGACACGAGCTGACGCATATCAGCCAAAGCGTCGGAAGACCAAATACATGTGACACTCACCAAAAGAAATGAGGCGCAAAGAAATAATAACCACGCATAATCCGCCCGACGATTGGCAAACGAGTTTTCTTCTAGTAATCTAGAATATCTCATACTGTCTCCATGTCAACTCAGCCTTTGATTGAATGGTATCCAGATGGCACTGGAAGAAACGACATGATTCAAATGATCGACTCACACAAAGAATATATGGAATAATAGATCAAGCGACACCGGCCCAAAATATAAAAACGTTGTTATGAATCTCCAGACCTACAGGCCAGTTCAGTTTGGTACATTGCTTTCATTGAGATTTAGTGCGACTAACCTGCATATTTATTATTGCCGCTTTCCAGGAGAAGTACAGCTGTAGCGGCGCTACGACTTGACACTCCTATCGGCTATTCTCAGCCATACCACCCAAAGGTTCAATTGGTTAAGACACTGACCACTAATAAGCTCATTCCGATAGAGCCAGCTACCCATGCTCGGGTGACGGGAGGGATTTCGGTTATCCATTGTTCGATGGGCTGCGCCATCTTGGCCGGGATTTTTACACTTCTTGCCGCAGAATATTTATCGATCGGTTGTATTGCAAGTAAGATGTTATAGGGCGCTCCAGGGGTTGAATAATGTTCTGGATTGAGCAGATATATGGTATTTGGGCTTCAAAGGGCGAAATCGACGACGGAACAAGGAATTCAGCAGCGAAGCACCGGCGAGCAATGCGTCCCATccgaggtggaggcacTGCCCACTCAACGTAAGCTCATCCTCCCGACGTGGCAGATCAGCGTTCCACATCACCTCTTTCGTTCTGCTAGAGTATCgggtatatatatatatatatatatatatatgaaTACATATTTGGGGATAATTGCagatcaagaagagtatCCAAAACTGCATACCACTGTCAATATGCGCGTTTTTCTGTATTGTCTAATGTACAACTGAGTAATTTTGTCTTCTGGCTATTTGAACCATCCCTCGGCACCTCCTTGGTCTCACAGctacatcttctttcactcCAGCCTACACTTTcgctttttcctttttgagTTAGAGTTTATCAAGAACACTAATAGTTTCAATTGAATGAGGAGGGGGTATTTATGCTGAGATATCATGGGACTGAAAAGCGGTGATGTGTGATTGAGAGGTCGAATTTCTATGATAACGGACGTGTGGAGCAATGAGGATAACTGGCTGCAACGCAAGCGGcgcaatcttcttcctcatttctATACGCCCATTGACAGCCGCCACGCTGCTCACTGCTGAGATGTCTGCGcatgttgttgctgttgctgcagCACATGGAGACCACCATTGGCGTTTGCGTTCGCATTAGCCATCGCCACTCCAAGCCTTGCGACCGCATGTGGCGGAAGTTTGAGTTGTTTTGCAACACCGTCGGACGGTGGAAGCATTTGTTGAGCATTCGGCATGGGAGAACTGATGCCGTTGGGCTGAGGAACACCTTGCGCATGTGCTTGCAGATGGGCTTGAGGGTGTCCTTGTCCCTGAGTTTGCACCTGGGCCTGAgcttgtgcttgtgcttgCGCTTGAGCCTGAGCTTGCGCTTGAGCCTGGGCCTGAGCTTGTGCCATAGCTTGTTGCTGGGCCATAAGCTGGAATCTCTGGAACTGCTCcatctgctgctgctgtgcCAAcatttgctgttgttgcaAGTGCGCTGCAAGGAGTTGAGGATTCGGCTGAGGCGCAGGAGGTTTCTGGAAGATTGGGGCGGGAGGAGGTTTCGCATCAGCAGCGGAATCAAGAGCTTCGCGTGTTTGATCCAGGATATAATTATCTGGCCTAAGCTTAGCACAGTCACTCTCGTGGAGTAAAGAAATGCGATGACGAATGTATCTATTAAATTATCAGCAGTGATACATAGACAGTCCAAAGACAGTGTGCTCACTTGGCCTCGAGATCATCGATGATGACTCGGTcataatcttcttccaaccccATGCCCACACCCACGGCGCCTCCTCTATCCACATCATATCTCCAAGTCTCATTCAGATCTTTCCTCATTGCCTTGGGCGATTGCTCCCGtacctcctcctcgacctcaTCAATGGACCTAggccttttcttttctgatCGACGAGGAGCGATATCAGGGAAAAGCCATGTAGGATATTCGGAAGGTGATGTGGGTTTAATGCTGCGGCGATGGGCATAGACAGAAGTGCGTCGGTCAAGTCGGACAATacctcctcgacctcgGCGGATACGGAATGATTCGGGATGAAGGATTTCGTTTCCAGTCTCTGAATCTTTGCATTGCGCACGACAAGGATCAAGGACGAAGAGTGACCGAAAAGCGTGTACAGAGTTTGAAGGTGGTAATGGTTGATACGGGGACTGAAGATCGAGTTAGTAACCGTCTGAAAGCGGTATAATTTAAACAACTTACATCTGTAGAGTCGTCCCAGTGCGCatcctgctccttcttACTCGCCAAcatttcctccatcttctgctgcaGAGCTTGTAACCTTTCTTTCAGAGCATCCGGAGCGTTCGACCTGCCAGAGAGAACACCTGATCTCTCTGCATTCCTCTGTGCGTCATATCTCTCCCGTTGaactctctcttctcgatCCTTTTCAGTTCTCTTGCGTATGTGCGAAGATGATTGACCCGATGTAAGAGGAGTTTGAccagagagggaaggaactGGGATTGGGGGGACGATTGTTGGTCTGCCGGTTATCTTGTGTTCCTCATCGCTAGTCATACCCAAGCTTGGCCAGCGTCTCTTGGTTTCAAACAACTTCCATCTCGCTTCCCAGAGctccttttcagcctcaTACAGTGATCTTTTCTCGCGTTCACGAGTGAGCACACAGTTTGCAAGAGCATAAGCACTACGCAACTCGAATTGAAGTTTCTGAAATTGTTCAATGGAAAAGTTGTCGGTACGACGGGTTTTACGGGTAGCTCGGATATCCCGTCGACGGAAACAGACGTAAGGGTCGTTGTCGTTGGTTTCGTCATAGTTGAGCTGGGGGAGTATGGACTTCCCTCGCCGCTGTTCTCTTCGAGATTTCCAGTGTGGGTAGACATTCCTTGCCATCCTGGCACAAGCCTTGAGGTCGCCCAGTTCCTTGGGCGTTTCATTGCTGGGCAAGAACGCAGGTGAGATGGGCGACGAGAACATACTCTCGACAGCAGAGAatgggggaagaagagataagTCCTATGAGACGTCAGTCACTGCCCTCAACTGGTCATTTGGACTCACGGTGTGAAGCATTGGCGCATTCTCCTCGGTATACTTTTCAAATACGCCCATGATATACTCAAACATATCCTCAGAGATGACCAAGGGAGCCGGAGCATcacctttttccttctccttgtctttACCCTTTACCCTCATCCCTCGTCCCTGCTCCTTGTCGGACTTCACGTCCCCACTCGATCCCTCGGCTTTCGAGTTGAAGTCGTTAAGCCATCGCTCATCCGCGTCATCCATGCAGTAACCTAGTCCTCCCCATCCGCAACTGCTTTCCTCGACCGTATCCGAGAACCTGATGAAATTGTAAGGTTCAACATACTTGGTACGCTGATAGAGTTGGCTGAAAACTGTATCTGAGACAAGGCCTGTAGCGTCTGGTGTAGGAATATGATAGTTGAGCGCAGCAGCTGGTGCTTCCTTGATTGATTTCGGCGACGAAGGTTTGTTGCtggaatggagaagggaagcaGACGACAACGCTgcttgaagatggtgttCCTGTTGGAAAAGACGAGGATCAGTTATATAtgacaaacaaacaacgCGCGAATTGCCGAAAACGGCAATTCCGGTCAGACGACCACTGCACGCGTCCTGGGTGGTGTATGCACGCTGGATGGACCTATAGATCTGCCCCGATGCATGCAACGCGTGGATCCATCTCCGATCCCGCTCCGCTcgcaggaagaagagagcgcAAAAAGCatggatggaggaaaaCATCCTGCCACGACGCCGCGTTCCTCCCCGCGCGGACCTCCTTTCATCCAgcggaggaaaaaaaaacaccAGCAATTAGAGGGCCGTTTTCTCGAGAACCGTCTAATGCAACCCCTCCCCATGCATAGTAAAAAGTGAAAGAGCACATTCGGATACGTACCAGTAGTTCACCAGACTCGACACCAGTTGCACCGATGTGCTGATGTTTGGTGCTGTCTTTCCCTGCTCCACCGGCTTCCTGGTCCCAGAGGACCGTTTCCGCCGCTGAAGTGTCGACCTTGTCTGAGCCGCGATAGATTATAAGCTTGGTCTTGTTGGTCACCCGCCCTATTCGGCGGGACGAGGTGACCATTCTGCCGGGGGCGACCATGCGTAGGGGGTTTGGGTGTATGTGGGCGATGGCTCACGGCGCTTGCCCCCGATTTTTTGCTGTGTTTCCTTTGTGAGGAGCCGTAGAAGGGCCGTTATGGGAGTAGGGGTGGGAAAAGACGTGGTGGCGGGAAGGGGCCTCGAGCCCGTCAGCCAATCACAGGGGACGCCGGCTCCAGGGTGCGAATTCCTCCGACCAAAAGGGGAAAATTTTAACTACGGCATTATAACTGCAGTGGTGTGTGGCACATGAAACGCGGCTCCACGTGGCCTGCAATTACGTCAActgaaaagagaagaggagaagcaaaagaaggcaagataatgaaggaagaaaccAGAAATCTGAACAGAGCTGTCAACTATGCGATGCAAATGCTACCTACACCTGCTCCCTATGGTTAGCTCTGCCGCCATACACACCTTCAACACTTACTACAAGTACATACACCCCTCCTACTACACTCATTATTGCCATTTggctctcttcttccatcccttccctcgTCCGTTCTCCATTTTGGACCACTGCAAGTCGCCgtattttctttttgcatAACCTTCCATATCCTGATCCCTGATGAGGTTCTGAACAACTTGCCCGGGACGGTATCTATTGTCTTTTCTAAGAGTAGTGTCACGTATTTGACGAGAAGTCTCGACCATGGTACCAATCTAAGTGGATATCAGCCTAGAATCCGAAATCTTCATTGAAATGTAACTCACAGCAAAGGACTCAGGAACCTTCTCGCTCTTACTACCGCCCTTCATGAATCTCTTCGGGTCCAGCGAGTTAGCCAACGCAAGCGCTCGATAATCCTTTCTCATCTGAGGCAAGATATCAGCCCTAGGGGTAGGGATGGATGCCCAGAGCTCAGAAGTAGTAGCTTTGCGAGGTTGCTGAAAAGACAGATTAGTATGATTCATTATGAATCCAATCAAATCGCAACTTACAAGcgccttctctctcttaCTCAAAGGCCGCTCGTAGGGCCGGTCGTCAAGTTCGGGCACGGGAGTCTTTTCAtacgaagaagatcgagaagGGAGGCGAGACGAACcagcagaggcagagggtACAGGGGTGGAAGTTTGAGCTCGGCCTTCCTTGGAGAATGACAGATAGGTTTTGGGAAGCTTGGGGACGGTAAGGTCGGGAATAGGACTGAATCATGGACGTCAATTTCCTGTCAAGGCGAGCGACTAGTTGACTTAcgcctccttctcctccttgtcgAACTGCAACACCACCTCGTCATCCGCTTCactcgccttctccttttcattccTATTAGACGCTGTGTTGGCTTTGGCGGCGTCCCGAGcagcttgaagaagtcgttcctcctcatcgtcctcatcgcTGTCACTATCTGATGAATTGTCTTGGGAATCAGACTCAGAGTCCGATCCAGACTCAGATGATGAGTGGGAAGAATTTGCAGACTGTGTTTCGGAATCAGATTCAGACGCGGACTCTCCAGATTCTACAGCTTCTCTTGGCTGAGAAAAATTCTGCCCTGTCGATAAGGGTGCCGAAAGAGTAGTATCGCCTTCCTCGACAAACTGTGTGCTTCCAGCATCAGAAGATGTTGACACACCCATCAATTCCCGAGATgcctcgtcatcctcatcatcggtGTCGCCGTCCACGGGTGTCTGTCCTGAGTTTCCTatttcctgctcctcctcctcttcttccttttcttctcgctctGGTTCCTGGCTCGGCTCTAgtctcttctcatctctctgAGGACTCCTGCTTCTCTCTCTGACaacctcaacctcttccctaACTTGATTTAACCGCTTATGCCTAAGAGCTCTAGCACTACCACCATCCAGCACATCTGTGTCAGCACTGCCCAGGCTTCTGAGTCGCATCGTAGGTGTGTGTAAGATGGAAgcggcttcttcaagagcaAGCTCATCAGAAGTTTTGTGGTGCGATCCAGGATGGGTAGTGGAGCCTGGTTGAGGCGTTGACTGTGTACCGGTgcggaaggaaagaggggtAGAGGAGCGCGAGCGAGTTACTCTGGGCGTCGGCATTGTTGATCGTGCTCCTGATATCGGTAGGGATGTTGtatatattatatatctATGTAGCTACTGCTTAGTCAGTACACTTGGTATCAATATTGTTGAAAAAATTGCC
This genomic window contains:
- a CDS encoding derlin-2/3, producing the protein MAQPIEQWITEIPPVTRAWVAGSIGMSLLVECQVVAPLQLYFSWKAAIINMQVWRFITTFLYFGPVSLDLLFHIFFVMRYSRLLEENSFANRRADYAWLLFLCASFLLLVSSVATLPFLSSSLAFALVYIWSRRNPSVKMSLFGIITITAPYLPMALVLFTWVFQGGVKAAVPDIVGALAGHTYVFLQDYWPREMWSTTGRPEIQTPGFVKRLFGQET
- a CDS encoding nucleolar protein encodes the protein MPTPRVTRSRSSTPLSFRTGTQSTPQPGSTTHPGSHHKTSDELALEEAASILHTPTMRLRSLGSADTDVLDGGSARALRHKRLNQVREEVEVVRERSRSPQRDEKRLEPSQEPEREEKEEEEEEQEIGNSGQTPVDGDTDDEDDEASRELMGVSTSSDAGSTQFVEEGDTTLSAPLSTGQNFSQPREAVESGESASESDSETQSANSSHSSSESGSDSESDSQDNSSDSDSDEDDEEERLLQAARDAAKANTASNRNEKEKASEADDEVVLQFDKEEKEAPIPDLTVPKLPKTYLSFSKEGRAQTSTPVPSASAGSSRLPSRSSSYEKTPVPELDDRPYERPLSKREKALQPRKATTSELWASIPTPRADILPQMRKDYRALALANSLDPKRFMKGGSKSEKVPESFAIGTMVETSRQIRDTTLRKDNRYRPGQVVQNLIRDQDMEGYAKRKYGDLQWSKMENGRGKGWKKRAKWQ